From Ensifer sp. WSM1721, one genomic window encodes:
- the trbK gene encoding entry exclusion protein TrbK, which produces MSRAIVIVLLVLAAAVSSAATVLIINTKASNQPALTEEQRAVREKLFGSGKELPPIKDGQEMRPRW; this is translated from the coding sequence GTGAGCCGCGCCATCGTCATCGTCCTTCTTGTCCTTGCTGCTGCTGTCTCGTCTGCCGCGACGGTGCTGATCATTAACACCAAGGCCTCCAACCAACCTGCGCTCACCGAGGAGCAACGCGCGGTGCGCGAGAAACTCTTTGGCTCCGGCAAGGAGCTTCCGCCGATCAAGGACGGCCAGGAGATGCGCCCGAGATGGTAA